ACCACCTGCTTTGTGTAACACTACATCAAGAATACAGTCCACATATAAGTTTTTATCTAGAACGTGTTCGAGTTCCTGTTCCATTTTGCCATCATCTAGTTTTTGGGACCATTTGATTTCGATATTAAACCCGACGTTTGGATCTATTTCATTCAAAGCATCAGATAGTTGTGGAAAGGGTTGATGTTCTTGAAGCTCGTCATTGTCAAAATAACGTTCTTTTCGAGATCGCCCTTCTTCTACGTGATAGACCTATGTATATGCGCGAtacttaagaaattaaattatttacatattttttttaatgtcagaaATTACTTTTAATGTGTTTAATTGCTCCAAGGACAATTCCCGCATTGGAATTTCTAAATATTCATCGTCTTGAACACAAATTTTTGACTTCAAGGACACAAACACCATAAAATCGTGATAAATTACAGGCACAAGATCTTTACTCAATTGAACATCAAACTCAACCATATCTGCACCATGAGCAGCAGCATTTTTGAGAGAAGTAATTGTGTTTTCTCTTATGGCAGaatcttttgatttaaaactgtTTCCAGAGCCACGATGACCAACATCTAATCCCGTCCACTTTCGATTCCAATGCCTTTGAAAAGACACTCTCATATCAAAGTTATATGATGGGAATGGTTTGATGATTACATAGCCGATTTGCATCATTCCAAGCGGACGATGTTTAACTGCACATGTTATCGGAATTTCTAAGCTCCCTTCAGATCCCTTTAATAGATTGGGAAGAACATAATTGTAACCTATGTGAGTAGGTGGTTCGTCTTCGGAAGCCTTTGATCTAAACCCGTATAAGTCAACTAAGTAGGCAGTGGTTTTAGGGTCCGCTACAGACATATGAAAAATAACTAAATCCTCATCTCCACAAGAAATTCCAAACTGATTTTGACATTGTATCACACTTTGATTGTATTTTAGCTTCGTTACTTCAGAAAACCCAAAAGTATGTGCATCGGCGTAATTTTCTCTTGCGTCATTTGAAATTGTGTCTTCTAGTGATGTAACGGAAAAGTTATGATGATTATCGCCATAAATGCTTAGGTTCGTAGAAGTaactttaacataaattaaacgtTTCTTAATTGATCTCTTCCATTCAAAGGGagcgttaaaaaaattaaattgtataagaGTTTCAAATGTTAGCCAACCACGGTCGATTTTTTCAACCCCATTTACATATCCAAAGATATCATTAAAAATAGTAGCTTCTTCTCCAAAATTCACATTTCTAGCTTGTAAGTGTGTTTCCCACTTTCGAATAATTACTTCATCGCTTACTGAGTTGGTAGCACATATAAAATAGCGATACTCAAATATACGACCTTGTTGGAACCCAATTGTCTTCTTCCAGCTGTTAGTAccttatagtaaaaaaaataattgtatttctaATCCATAGTCcttattacatttaattatcATAAAAATCGATAGACACAAAGACCAAATAATGAAACTTGCGAATTTAAGGTCctaaaatttactatttttaaagcGAATCAAATAATATCTCCGCATACTACTTGCTCCGGTGAAGAGATTGctttgaaaaaacacaaaaaacatgtATAACATGTTAATAAACCTTTAGCTTTAGAACTAagaagatttttcaattaaaaactgtTGTCGAgatcttaattttaattgaatttcaccATTGATAATTAAATTACCTCATTCGAAATTTGGTAGAGTAatggaaattattgttaatatAGTATTTAAATATACCTTCTACTTGATCCAGCAGAACAGCATATTTTGGAATCCAATTTCCAAGTTCTTCACATCCACCCGTAATTGCAACTTTTTCGATATTAGAAATTTCAATAGTGACTACAACGTTGAAGGtcttttgtacatatatattattaCTATTTCTGGCAGCCATTTGAGCGTCTATTCCTGTGAGTTAAAACatgcatttaaaaaaggttGATCTGAGGGAAAAAGAATTGATTCCACGtgattcttttcattttaataagcTCAAAGTAAATTCTACAATTATATTTTGGGTAAGTTCCTGTTAACTCACTTAATATTTgattaagtttaagaatttattataCTTACATACAAATACATAACGTGTTAACATACATATCAATTACTTatgttaatttaaagaaaaattgatttatacatacataatgtcgTTATTTCTTAACGAACAGTTGATATATTTTTGTGAgccttgttttattaatttaatgtttttctttcctACAAGAGCATACTAAGTTTCTTTCTGACTtggttaaaatatttgaatgattaagaacaaataattcatgggttaaaatttctttttgctaAAAACAGAAAGAACAAACTGTTtacttttcattcaaaattagtgcccaaatttacattttcattTCTTCTGTCAGAAATTATGAACGACAAATATAGcaatatcttgaaaataaaaatagtacctataggtatttcaaattaattggtTTTCCTAGCTATTTTAAGGGTCTGCAATTTAAGTAATTTAGGTAATCAGCTTACGAAAATGTTATACAGCCTCTAAATACAAAGGTACATTTAAGAAATAAACCTTATATTCTAAAGTTAAAGCGGGCctatagaaaagtttttcaattgataTGAACGAATTAAAAGATAAGcaggtattttaatttaatgaatctGAAGATCGTATTACGCTGTGAAACATTTAATTGCATTAAATTCAATCGTTACAAATGCTAGTACGAGAAAAGCCACATTAGCCGGATGTTATGCAAAAACTCCACTGAAATATTATACTATTTTGTCCAGCCTGTTAATAGGCGTCTACATGTACCTAACTGGCCGGAAACATTCTCGCAATGCTCAATAGCCGTGTGTTTTACCTACCTTTCGTAGGATGCCAGCTTATCTTAGGACCTTATTCTTCTGTAACTGCACtaatataaacaatacaaacaGCAATGGATATTTCTAAGTTTGTACATAGCAGTAGCTTAACTAAAGCAAATAGAAACCAGTCATTTTATTTGTgatataaatttaactttttgaccaCCACTAAACACATAAAGGTAAATGGTTATCTTTATTTAACTGTATTTACATTTTccgtaaatcatttttttaacaataagaaatgtttgtcatttttgacaaagCTTTAATTGTATATATTTCGAACTTCGAGTGAGCCCATTCAACACAATGATCATTAATTTTGACTGTTCGAATAGAAAATAGAggaacaaaattaatgtttttgctacactttcaagaactctttatagataaaaatacttttgtttgttttctgtgtaaaaaataattgtataaaacCCACTgacatagaaataaaaaaagctgctatttatttcatttgaatgatttggatacatttttgaaatcaatcgaAATGTGGAACACTGAAACCAAAATTGTCTAGAATCTCGATAAAAAGCTGGATTATAATTAATTCTTATTGCAAAAAGTAGAAAATTACACATATTGTTTAAGTTGGGCattcttaagaaaatatgtgggtattaatataaaattaaagctttcaaaaaataaatttgcagagAAAAGGAAAGTGTATCTAAAATTGTCGATGTGTGGACAATTgccaattgttaaaaatatgtgattgttgttgttgatgcatTGCtgtttttaacacaaaataatttcaatgtaCTTTTAAAGTTTCTCGCTAATATCTCTATTCTCAAGAAGTTAACATTTCACTTCACAACAGAAATAAAGCATGTTACCAAACAGGTCTTTCCCGTTTATATTCGGTGAAACGCACTCATTTAGAAGAGTGGAAAGTGGAAGCATTCAACAGCAGGTTGTCAGAtgcataattgtttttttttttatttctcgttTCTTACAACAGTTTTGAAGACGTTCCGTGTTTtcggaagtttttttttataaatcgtttGCATTTTTACACttggtattaatttatttaagatattGATGCTTGAAAAAAGCTTAAGGTAATTCAGATTATTAATAAAcgtgaaaaaaagcaatacaaacTGTTGCCTTGCGAATATGACGTGTTAACCTAAATTTGGGTTCATTTGATGGTATCTCTATTCATTTttgctaattaaaaaaagttaaatgggTGCtccttcctctttttttttttagaaaattcacaaaagaaaacatttcctCAGACggtgtataatttttaaagtggaAAACCAATGATATTTTTCTAATTGACATCTAAATTAttcaagaaaagtttttaatatctggttaTCAATGATGACTAAAGATAAACACATAAATTcaatgttaaaataattaaacttcgATTCACATCATTTATTAGTAGTAGAGTAGTGAATGAGCAGTGAAATTGTtagttgatttgattttcatgtTTCGTTTAACAACATTCCTAAAAATAGCGGAATGTATCATCAAACTCCATACAAATGTTATACACAAAGTTGTCagtaaactttttaataataacaaatgtTTCAGAAGCTGAACAAATGTTTCCGAGTGCAGAAGTAAATTACGTTCCATGTTCTCTGAAATTGATCGCAAGTGATTGTAGAAtacaaaagttgtaaaaatttttAACGTCTACTGGATAAAATCCGCATGATGGTATGAAGGCAAATTCAAACCATACGTTTCGggtttaaaatacatttaatttaaaagaaaacaattgttGAAGACCTAAAGGTTACTACATTACTGTAGACAAAATTTATACGTTGTAGGTATGTGTctttatgaatatttaaattaatgttgaTGGTGGTACATAAATAATTCATCTTTCAGacgtttaacaaaatataatccTGTTTAAGTAAAacctcaattttatttaaataaatcgttAAAAGACGAAGCTGGATTTTCACCTCCATGTCGTTTTTCTGTAATTTACCCACCTATTTGCCTGCACCTACTGGGCCATGTTCTAACGACCTTTTTTAAACCCAATATACCTATTTAAGTagaaattattatataaaaagtatcattatttttgttttcctttgaaaaataaatcaattaaatatatatgtatattgaagTTGTCCCAAATATACCCATTTTATTTTGCGCTTTTGTTCTGTACCTTCTTTTTTTGTCCCATATACaatttataactcaacaattaaaaaaagcaatatttctattttaatgagTTCAATGTATTAAATTTCAGATAGGTACTAGGTagtaaagtttaaatttctCAAAGACCCCCATGTAATGATAATAGGTTTAACGTTTTACTCTAGATTCACAAAATTCACCCCTATTGGGCATGAGAAACATGAATTgctatacaaacaaatataacgATTGAGTAACAACAAATCGTAAGTCAATTAGTACCTACCTACACTGAATTTGAAATCCACTCAACAAAATGAAGTATTGGTGGCAGCAAAAATAGTGctaacaaaaactcaaaattgcatatgtatgtaactttatttttgaatacaaattttggcaTACAGCTTTTATTATAAAGGAAACGACTTTATGGTTGTTTACTACGAAAAGCTGTAAAAACAGACTTCACTGAATTCCACTAACTTACATTTCGATTCAATTCTATGAATTAGCTtcgtaatttaatttaaaatttaatttaaatcaaaataacgcAGTTACTATGTGACTATGTATGCCagtgtttataaaaaatgttttaaaacagaaaaaaacaatctcAAGTTGCATTCTTTTTACTAATACATTACTTAACCCTTAGTACATTTACACATTAATGAATAGTATAACATACAGAAAATTGTTGAATACATAcagtttgtatgttttatagATAGACATGGGAATAACTCTCAATATCTCGATATTTTTTATCatcgtttttcttttaacatactTCTTTACTATTGTTACGTAATGTTTGATTCTAGTCACAGGTTTAATTAATACATGAATGTTTTACTTGAGTTTAAAAGGTGTATGTATGCTTAtagtaaaaaatgtatcaacaTTGTAATAGCTgttatcttaaaaatgttttcaaaatgacaAACAGAACTATCTCTATCTTTCTACCTGATAATTTTCTCCTTAAAAtagttatacatatgtatgtgtatgaaTATGGAAAGTTTATTgatatatttgttatttttttcaactttgggataaaaaatatttctcatacAACTCTAGCAAAAATACAATGTTAAATTGCTTAAGAAAGGATATACATTCGAAAgaaatgaaaatcattttttattttaattattacttttcgtaattttattggtaaaactcttttaatgttttatgcTAGCGCCCGGTGCATCTAGACTAAAAAGACGGTTtgcacaaaaaattgaaaaaattggcCCAGGGGTTCcctatttttgaatttctattaATTCGTACTATTTTAATACTTATAttcataataacaaaaaaaatatgcatgTATATAAgctaatacaaatttaatgtaaTGCAAAGAAACCACAATATTCTCTTTTAGGTATTTTCTGGATTGGCTTACTATAGTGCTATATTATagccaattttcaaaaataatagtcAACATTTGCTTTGCTGACAGAATAAATCAAATACAGTTAAActaaacttaactttaaaaaaatgtcacatCATAGCGATGATCAACTTCTGCAGGCAGGAAGCGATTCATTTTGGGAACCTGGTAACTATAAAAGAACCACGAAACGAATTGAGGATGGATACAAGTATGTTTGCTATTCAGTATATCAGACTCAATTGAAATAGTGCTTTTCGTTTAGATTATGCCAAGATCTAACACAACTTATTCAAGAAAGAGCTGAAATTGAAAAGGCATATGCTAAAAGTTTACGAACGTGGTCGAAAAAATGGGGCGAACTTATTGAAAAAGGTAATTAAAATTAGTACACCCGTTCTTAAATGTctactttaaagaaaaaactataaacttttacataatatttaaaattaataaagtcgTTGTGAATCAAGTATATCAGATCTAAAATCATCTAATCTTTTCTATGTTTCATtaagtttttagtatttttttgctCTATAACTAAAATGTCTATTTAAATCCAGATCACTTCTTTAACATTtgtgttaaaatattaaaaacaatcttttataaaaagattGGTTTAAACAAGAAGATTATCATTAAACGCGACATAAAACCTTTAGAGGTGATGTATACACAAAATTATCACTATTAGTaactattattttgtattttttaataatttcaataacattttaatcatttaaaagtTGCAAAGTATATAATGTTAAAAGTTCTGGTCATCATAAATAAGAAACAGTCAAATTATTCgaaacatatttatattttgtattaactaATACTTTCAGAATAAAATTTGTTGGGTTTATCCTATTTTTGAATATGTTACCAGTTCTTTCATAATTTGTTTTGCTCACTTTTCTAACCtgattaactaattttttcttaaaaaggacCTGAATATGGAACAACAGAAGCTGCTTGGAAAGGAGTATTGACAGAATCAGAAAGACTATCTGATgtacatttaaaaatcaaagaaaacttaTGCACGGACGTGACAACCCAAATTAAGACATGGCAAAAAGATAATTACCATAAAACTCTGAtgcaaatcaaagaaaaaaaagatatggaagatttatttaaaaaagcgcAAAAGCCTTGGGCAAAACTTCTAGCTAAAGTTGAAAAAGCAAAATCCGATTACCATTCTGCCTGCAAAACAGAGAAATCAGCATCGAACCAAGAAAGAAATGCTACTGCTGACAGTTCACTTTCTCAAGACcaagtatttattattatttattataactcaataattaaaatattaatttaaagacAGATAATaacgtaaatatttttattacttaaatcaataaatttttaatttttaaggttaaaaaaatgcatgacCGTGTTCAAAAAACTAAGGATGAGGTCCAAAAATGTCGAGAAAAGTACGAACAGGCAATTGCGgaaataagtaaatataattctgtttatatggaagACATGGGTTCAGTATTCGAAAAGTGCCAGTTAATAGAGAGGACTAGATTGacgttttttaaagaagttttgttcTCTATTCATGGATGTCTGGACATTACCAAAATTCCttggttagaaaaaaaataccataataataattcatgttctattttttgataactcaaactgttttatttttcttaaagtcttCCACAAATATACGAAGAGTTCTTTCATACCATTAGCAATGCTGATCATCAAAAGGATTTAAAATGGTGGTCAAATAATCATGGTGTCAACATGGCAATGAATTGGCCGACTTTTGtcgtaagttatttttttttctgtcaataaattaaaatactgatgatgatgaaggtTATGGTTTTATACAtaggtttacaaacaaaaactaagttCTATTTATATATTGGCcaatgaattaaaacaaaatttaaatgtcttaTTTTCATCCTATTTTCTCACAAAATATATGCACAACGTTAGATACAAgatgtgttttattatttgcataTTAAATAACTTAGTAATGATAATAGTTgtgtataaatgttttttaaaaagcaaacaaaaacgattttttttgacaataacACAAAACCCCGAATTGTTAGTACTCTTCcaataaaacaacattaaagATTAGCTTGAAAGCGAAGTATAGACTTAGACATACTCATGCTCGTTTGCTTGACCCCCATTTATTGAAATCaagtaaaaaatagatttttgtcttttttatcaGAGCCCTTTTAGGATAATAAGACATTTTTAcaatagttttataaaaatatatagctttaaaaaatgaatatcctCTTGAGAATAACTCCTCCTTacgttttaaatatattttttaatgaaaatcacTGCGCTTGCAGTTGAAAGTGTTCTTGGCTTATATAACATCTTTATGATAAGTATGTTTAGAATGTTGAGTTAATTTGAGTTACATTATTAAGTTGAAGGAGATTTTGCAAGGCGTTTTACATGTTCTGCTTAAATTTTATTCGATCaatctaaaatttttcaaatttcttgtcTATATACAATATGTATATTCCGTAATTAATGATAtttcaaatctttatttttaggAATATACTGAAGAATTCCGAGATATTGCTAAAGGAAACAAGTCGAAGGAAGCTCTTCCAGCTGCTCCAATAACATTAATAAACCAACGTCCGGTTGCTGAAGATTTGCAtgtatgatttaaaatttatatgttAATGcattaatttcttgtttttagcTTGATAtgtctattttttaaatgttttttttttgttgtattttttaaaagatgcttttttttttgtttaaaggaaTATCCACCTCCTTCTgcaaaaaatagtcttaagaGAACGTCTGCTAATTCAAATAGTAAAAACATATCTAAATCAATGTCAAGCAGTACCAACTCTAATAACTGTGACATGTCACCAAAATCGGAAACCAACACTCGAGGACCATCTCCTATTAACCGAAATTCAACAGCAAAGTGAGTCGATTTCAATTCCATTCTTAGAGCTAAAGTTTATAACCGAAAATTGATAACTTAAGAGGTCCGTCgataaatgataaaaataacgtGAACTACCTCTATTTAATAACACAAAAcattcatttaaacaaaaaatacattttaataatgaTATCTTAGCTGTAGCCGTAATAACTTGCTATTAACACTATcatttatcattatcattatactTATTTGTTTCCCTAAACAACAATTTATTCTCCTAACTCCTTACTTGTCCTATTTTCCATAACCGACGgttcaaatatttctttcttttgcaTAAGCGCTTAAATACATATGAATCATTTGATAATATCAAAACATCTCAATTTTACCCAGAATTTTCCTGAAATATTCAGATTAGCACATTTCGCCTTAAATTAATTCGCGTTTTCTTGATGCTTATTCGGAAAGATCGCTAGGTTGGgagtaagaaaaaattaaaaaaaaattagacccAGCAAAATTCAAAGTTTGCAAGTTTTTTGTTACTAACTTTATGAGAAAAATTTGGGAAAAAGCTcttcaaaaagttaatttagtaggaaaattaaataaacgttTATAGTTTAATatgatattcaaacaaaatgcacgttttaattgttttcattacctgatatttaaaaatgatttaaaaagtcCTCATACTgggaaaaaaagaacaaaactgagagaaatattttacttatttgagttttaaagtttgttttattatataattttgtatttatttaaaaaaaaataatttcgaagaaaaatgagTTAAGTTCACATCACCCTTTAGTTTCATGAAGAATTCTGTAAAtacacataataaaataaaataaatttggaggTGTTAatataaaacacaataaaaacgCTTTTGTAAAGTTGTTTTTGCTAGTTCAAGagcataaaatgtaaatatatcattcatttgtttttgtttaatgtacAATCCATGatatctatttaaataaaaaagttcctatttttaatttagtaacAATGGGAAGGAAGCTAATCCATTTGAAGAAGAGGAGTGGGATGAAGGTGATGTTGATACTATTCTCGTTGACAACGGTGAGCCAGGAGTTCCAGTAAAAGCATTGTATGACTACGAAGGAGCTGAAAGCGATGAACTTACTTTTAAACAGGGTAAATAATGTTGgtgctttaaaatattaattagagCGTTTAGCTATAAATTTTTAATGCTCAGACAAATGTCTTTCGTTATCAATGTGATCTCATATTGACATATCTACATTCATTAATTATACGTTTCAGGCGATGTATTTGAAAAGTTAGAAGACGAAGATGAGCAAGGATGGtgtaaaggaagaaaaaacggAAAAGTTGGATTATATCCTGCTAATTACGTCGAAGCAGTGCAAGCGTAAATGGTTTGAAATACCAGAAATAAATATCATAGAAAATGTTTAGTTAAGACTTTGTTAATCAgatatttgattaaataaaaaatacacatatttaaaaaagtgcaTATTTAACGTTGTTATTCCAAATacaattgaaaacatttatagATTATAACGTCAAACGAGAATGtagagaatattttttgttttaaaaaattataaatagatcatctaaaaatctaataaacaCATATTATATACAtgacttaaaaatttgttttaaaaacgtaCCTGATCATGGCTTAAGTGCAGTTcgaaattttctgtaaaatcaAAAGCTAGAGCCTCtaagttaataatataatacaaatatataagtATATTGCACATTAATGTCAAAGTAAGTTAATAATATGCATGAATAAGTTAATTAACATCTAACTCTATGATAAAGAATAATACTGTTCAACGATTTTTATAACCATATTGTTAAGTATACCAATACACAAGCAGATCTTTTCTAtgttaaaacacaaataaaatacatacttATTCATCGTCCTCCTCTGATATatacgaacaaaattaaatggttaAACGCTATATTTTTCCTTATGGAACTactcaaaaatagaaaaacttaaaagactATTAAATGAATTCATTTACTTTGATATACAATATTCcgttttgttttaacaaaaaacccTAAACGGGTAATTTGTATTCTCTTTTCAAAATAGATGCacgcaaatttaaaaataacaagcaaacaaagctaaatataaacatatgtatgtgtttttcaattattatttttcaaatttttttttttgatttcacttTGATCGACTTATTAAAACAAGAATGTTTTGCTTAATGaagctaattaaaaaaatgtacgaaGTAAATTacgtacacaaaaataaaagtcacaTATGTAtttcagttaaataaaaaaaaaacacaccttGGCCAGGATTTGAACCGCGAGACAATGGCAGAAGCATAttgtatattcattttttttttattttctcacttAACTCAAAACCATGTTCTATTGTTATCAAAAATGAATGATAACAAATTTGAAATGTGGATTTCcttaaataatttcttctttttcattgTTCTTCTCTTAAAAATTGGactattgaatttattattgagGGGTGGTCATATTTAAAAACTGtcccaaaaaattatttagaaaggtgtatattttattgttattggaATATGTATCCAGCTCCCATATTTGATTGCATAATATGAGATTAGCAGataaaatgcattttgtttacgttttcgTCGGTTTTCTCCTCTTTTGAGTTTTGTGTGATTGAAAACAATATGCCACTTTTAGTAAGAATGTTATTATGTAATTATAACAAACAGATTTGTATCAGTGTTTATCCTATTTGAAGGATTTCTTAACCCATATTGGTACACAATCGAGCAAGTGTAAATTTATCCCGATCTGCACCGCAGAGCTGTTCGAAaaagtttattgaaataatgACACAAATTACtatctttaaaaattggttcaTAATAGAAGCGTAGCAAAATGTTTTCTACCAGACTGACatactttgaaaaatataaatcatgtgttgataaaaacacattttaaaataattacctTACAATGGATGTTTGATATATTAAtccgatttcaataaatttataatgtAAAACCCAGCCTCATTCACCACAGTATGATTTCTAAGTAATTTCCTTAACTCTAGCGCCAGCTTTGATCAAAAGCATGTGTGTAAGacatttttcataaacaaaattttgaaatacattcaAAAGTAACAGCTCTCGCACAGCTTCATTTTACTATTTCATTGAATAACATTTCATATACAAATTCTTCTA
This window of the Eupeodes corollae chromosome 3, idEupCoro1.1, whole genome shotgun sequence genome carries:
- the LOC129949225 gene encoding glycerophosphocholine phosphodiesterase GPCPD1, translated to MAARNSNNIYVQKTFNVVVTIEISNIEKVAITGGCEELGNWIPKYAVLLDQVEGTNSWKKTIGFQQGRIFEYRYFICATNSVSDEVIIRKWETHLQARNVNFGEEATIFNDIFGYVNGVEKIDRGWLTFETLIQFNFFNAPFEWKRSIKKRLIYVKVTSTNLSIYGDNHHNFSVTSLEDTISNDARENYADAHTFGFSEVTKLKYNQSVIQCQNQFGISCGDEDLVIFHMSVADPKTTAYLVDLYGFRSKASEDEPPTHIGYNYVLPNLLKGSEGSLEIPITCAVKHRPLGMMQIGYVIIKPFPSYNFDMRVSFQRHWNRKWTGLDVGHRGSGNSFKSKDSAIRENTITSLKNAAAHGADMVEFDVQLSKDLVPVIYHDFMVFVSLKSKICVQDDEYLEIPMRELSLEQLNTLKVYHVEEGRSRKERYFDNDELQEHQPFPQLSDALNEIDPNVGFNIEIKWSQKLDDGKMEQELEHVLDKNLYVDCILDVVLHKAGGRRIVFSCFDPDICAMIRFKQNLYPVMFLTIGVTTKYRKFLDPRGNTIESAVCNSLAMEFLGIVANTEDLLRDPSQINLAKDRGLVVFCWGEDNNSKETIQLLKNMGLHAIIYDKMDILSTKENKQSVFLAQAKENQN
- the LOC129951248 gene encoding protein kinase C and casein kinase substrate in neurons protein 1, which gives rise to MSHHSDDQLLQAGSDSFWEPGNYKRTTKRIEDGYKLCQDLTQLIQERAEIEKAYAKSLRTWSKKWGELIEKGPEYGTTEAAWKGVLTESERLSDVHLKIKENLCTDVTTQIKTWQKDNYHKTLMQIKEKKDMEDLFKKAQKPWAKLLAKVEKAKSDYHSACKTEKSASNQERNATADSSLSQDQVKKMHDRVQKTKDEVQKCREKYEQAIAEISKYNSVYMEDMGSVFEKCQLIERTRLTFFKEVLFSIHGCLDITKIPCLPQIYEEFFHTISNADHQKDLKWWSNNHGVNMAMNWPTFVEYTEEFRDIAKGNKSKEALPAAPITLINQRPVAEDLHEYPPPSAKNSLKRTSANSNSKNISKSMSSSTNSNNCDMSPKSETNTRGPSPINRNSTANNNGKEANPFEEEEWDEGDVDTILVDNGEPGVPVKALYDYEGAESDELTFKQGDVFEKLEDEDEQGWCKGRKNGKVGLYPANYVEAVQA